One window of the Branchiostoma lanceolatum isolate klBraLanc5 chromosome 3, klBraLanc5.hap2, whole genome shotgun sequence genome contains the following:
- the LOC136430706 gene encoding soluble guanylate cyclase gcy-31-like, whose amino-acid sequence MYGLLLENIHDFFKRVYGVDIWRNIRKRAGIRATSFVLNHSYPETFLLRISTAACEYTGETQGDLMYDLGVSLLNFYMRSGYEKVLKVLGRNIASFMNGLDNVHEYYRYKYPKIKPPSFSCQEESSTGITVRYRSKRPGFLHMVRGLLKQLSKQFFEKDVKVEVLSEEVKLEENAGVTLVHFRVHYDNTSTILPAFKPPKNLNEVYPVKSKTFFKLFPFHIVFGRDMVIFKVGLALQEVLPELLGERVNDVFFVVRPQHIEFTWDNILLHSNNIFELISDSPVERRNVALPSKEKVFSKSNKPRGVKIENIDSTTVKVKWNPPKSLTQQQQIHGYQVYYQKVTPTGEAVGIPMRVDVWNTKTTEISVSSLEPGASYAVQVVGYTKLGEGERSEAQVATTLKAPEIVPVPVDAPELKDGSTDPQLHAYQLTSGDFEDDSEDVKQSSFQQTSNRNKKAGFSTVLDLLKWSGNSNSALGWSDDAMMGLVDKTDDVEPSKPTSKYLGLKGQMKYMPEWDAVLFVGTPVMENLEDLFNYGLYLTDLCMHDCTREMVINGTQPSVELKLAVNKEAETNDELTELVSKIEKEKKKADELLYSMIPKAVADRLRNGEPAVNDIFQEVSVLFSNIVGFTDICSRVKPMELVTLLNDAYTIFDNLTEQYNVFKVETIGDEYMIESGAPIPTQAHAFDVADMALAMLNAIGQLSDPCNGETIKIRIGMNSGPVVAGVVGLRVPRYCLFGDTVNTASRMESTGAPMTIQITGAARRYLKTSYIIEERGLISVKGKGKMKTYWLKIRRENEDEDAEFDSDSSDSTIIPAPQGLAAQEPKTKDKCKDTSEDKKNRKEAKRAMVDSDMFLDGSGEDVLQPETKHISRNKLSQVCSLM is encoded by the exons ATGTATGGACTTCTGCTTGAAAACATCCATGACTTCTTCAAGAGAGTGTATGGAGTGGACATCTGGAGGAACATAAGAAAAAGAGCAGGTATCAGGGCCACCAGCTTCGTTCTCAACCACTCCTATCCAGAAACTTTCCTTCTGCGAATATCGACGGCAGCATGCGAATACACAGGAGAAACGCAGGGAGATCTCATGTACGACCTTGGCGTATCTCTTCTGAACTTCTACATGCGTAGCGGGTACGAAAAGGTTCTAAAAGTATTAGGCCGTAACATTGCTTCTTTTATGAATGGTCTGGACAATGTTCATGAATACTACCGCTACAAATACCCGAAGATCAAGCCGCCCAGCTTCTCCTGCCAAGAAGAGTCCAGTACCGGCATCACAGTGCGATACCGGAGCAAGCGGCCGGGCTTCCTTCATATGGTGAGGGGTCTTCTCAAGCAGCTCAGCAAGCAGTTCTTCGAAAaagatgtcaaagttgaagtacTCTCTGAAGAGGTCAAGTTGGAGGAAAATGCAGGGGTCACCCTTGTCCACTTCAGAGTTCACTATGACAACACTTCTACAATATTACCGGCGTTCAAACCACCCAAAAACTTGAACGAGGTCTATCCCGTGAAAAGCAAAACCTTCTTCAAGCTCTTCCCATTTCACATCGTATTCGGACGGGACATGGTCATCTTCAAAGTGGGACTGGCACTGCAAGAGGTCCTTCCTGAGCTGCTCGGAGAGCGAGTAAATGATGTGTTTTTCGTCGTCCGACCACAGCACATCGAATTCACCTGGGATAAC ATTTTGCTGCATTCGAACAACATATTCGAACTGATATCTGATAGCCCGGTAGAACGCAGGAATGTCGCACTGCCAAGCAAGGAGAAAG ttTTTAGTAAGAGCAACAAACCTCGTGGGGTGAAGATCGAAAACATCGATTCAACGACGGTCAAAGTCAAATGGAACCCGCCCAAATCCCTTACACAACAGCAACAGATACATGGTTATCAG GTCTACTACCAGAAAGTAACACCCACTGGCGAGGCCGTGGGGATACCGATGCGTGTAGATGTGTGGAACACCAAAACCACG GAAATTTCTGTAAGTAGTTTGGAACCAGGTGCATCGTATGCTGTTCAAGTTGTAGGCTACACCAAGCTGGGAGAAGGGGAGCGTAGCGAGGCCCAAGTGGCGACAACACTCAAAGCTCCCGAGATCGTGCCTGTTCCTGTTGATGCACCGGAATTGAAAGACGGGTCGACGGATCCACAGCTCCACGCGTATCAGTTGACAAGTG GTGACTTCGAGGACGACTCTGAGGATGTCAAGCAATCATCATTTCAACAAACTTCGAACCGAAACAAAAAGGCCG GTTTCTCGACCGTCTTAGATTTACTTAAGTGGAGTGGAAATTCAA ACTCAGCTTTGGGATGGTCAG ACGATGCCATGATGGGGCTGGTGGATAAAACGGACGATGTCGAGCCATCGAAACCGACGTCCAAGTATTTAGGTCTGAAGGGGCAGATGAAATACATGCCTGAGTGGGAcgctgtgctgtttgtaggcACGCCAGT TATGGAGAACCTCGAGGATCTGTTCAACTACGGACTGTACCTGACGGACTTGTGTATGCACGACTGCACCAGGGAGATGGTCATCAATGGCACCCAGCCATCCGTCGAGTTAAAGCTAGCAGTAAACAAG GAAGCCGAGACAAATGATGAGCTTACTGAGCTGGTCAGTAAAattgaaaaggagaagaaaaaggCAGACGAGTTGCTGTACAGCATGATTCCTAAGGCTGTTGCGGACAGACTGAGGAACGGTGAACCGGCAGTCAACGAT ATCTTTCAAGAAGTGAGCGTGTTGTTCAGCAACATTGTTGGCTTCACGGACATCTGCAGCCGGGTCAAACCCATGGAGCTGGTAACTCTTCTGAACGACGCTTACACCATCTTCGACAATCTCACCGAACAGTATAACGTCTTTAAG GTGGAAACAATCGGAGACGAATACATGATTGAGTCTGGTGCTCCCATCCCCACCCAAGCGCACGCCTTTGACGTTGCGGATATGGCTCTAGCCATGCTGAACGCCATCGGACAGCTGAGCGACCCATGCAACGGCGAAACTATCAAGATCAGGATAG GCATGAACTCCGGTCCTGTTGTCGCCGGCGTGGTGGGTCTGCGGGTGCCGCGCTACTGTCTGTTCGGTGATACGGTCAACACGGCATCCAGAATGGAAAGCACCGGAGCG CCAATGACCATCCAGATAACCGGAGCAGCCAGGAGATACCTCAAGACATCCTACATTATTGAAGAGAGGGGACTAATCTCTGTGAAG GGAAAAGGGAAAATGAAAACCTATTGGCTGAAGATACGACGAGAGAATGAAGACGAGGACGCTGAATTCGACTCAGACTCGTCCGATTCCACCATAATCCCAGCTCCTCAGGGTCTGGCGGCTCAGGAGCCCAAGACCAAAGACAAATGTAAAGATACTTCAGAagataagaaaaacagaaaagaagCGAAGAGGGCCATGGTTGACAGCGACATGTTCCTGGACGGAAGCGGCGAAGACGTCCTTCAACCTGAGACGAAACACATTAGTCGTAACAAGTTGAGTCAGGTCTGTAGTCTGATGTGA
- the LOC136430711 gene encoding soluble guanylate cyclase gcy-31-like isoform X2 has protein sequence MYGLLLENIHDFFKRVYGVDVWKQIRNRGGIKATSFVLNQSYPETFLLRLSTAACEYTGETQDDLMYDLGISLIKFYSRSGYDKVLRVLGRNIASFINGLDNLHEYYRYKYPKIKPPSFSCQEESSTGITVRYRSKRPGFLHMVRGLLKQLSKQFFEKDVKVEVMSEELKLELNKGVTLVHYRMHFDNTARMMPTYTIKPKKSLDDIFPVESHHFFSLFPFHIAFGREMVIFKVGMALREILPELVGERVNDVFFVVRPQHIEFTWDNVLLHSNNVFELISDSPVERRNLALPCRGSKEQMFSKSSKPRGVRVENVDPTTVKVKWEPPKSLTQQQQIHGYQVYYQKVTEEGEAVGEPMRADVWNAKTTVAVGGLDPDASYAVQVVGYTKTGEGERSEAQVACTTLKAPANIVPEVTKLPAENRAAAHKEDGGRADEVHDDIARPFRSPADAHPHERHPVDAKHLHPTAANKSGKSKYLSLKGQMRYVSEWNAVLFLGTPVMGNLEDLFNYGLYLTDLCMHDCTREMIINGTQPSVELKLAVNKQAETNDELGELVLRIDKEKRKADELLYSMIPRPIAERLRNGEAALNTCSIFHEVSVLFADIVGFTDICRKVSPMELVTLLNECHTLFDDLAQQHNVFKVETVGDEYMVESGAPIPNESHAFEVADFGLDMLKSLSTTKNPSTGDPIKVRIGMNTGTVVAGVVGLKVPKYCLFGDAVNTASRMESTGLPMHIHISEDMKKCLKKAYIIKERGVVTIKGKGRMKTYWLAGRKDEESSSDDSDNSTSGKKSSRLMVPRETGGSRKLDSRKGRGGAYSSGQHSPDNSDEEFPSQDGEKQSKVCVIL, from the exons ATGTATGGCTTACTTTTAGAAAATATTCACGACTTCTTCAAACGGGTCTATGGCGTGGACGTTTGGAAGCAGATCCGCAACCGCGGAGGCATCAAGGCGACCAGCTTTGTACTCAACCAGTCTTACCCCGAGACTTTCCTCTTGCGTCTATCCACGGCAGCATGCGAGTACACGGGAGAAACCCAGGACGATCTTATGTACGACCTTGGCATATCCCTTATTAAGTTCTATTCTCGAAGTGGATACGACAAAGTATTGCGAGTACTCGGCCGAAACATTGCATCTTTTATAAATGGACTGGATAACCTCCATGAATACTACCGCTACAAATACCCGAAGATCAAGCCGCCCAGCTTCTCCTGCCAAGAAGAGTCCAGTACCGGCATCACAGTGCGATACCGGAGCAAGCGGCCGGGCTTCCTACATATGGTGAGGGGTCTTCTCAAGCAGCTCAGCAAGCAGTTCTTCGAAAAAGATGTCAAAGTCGAAGTGATGTCAGAAGAACTCAAATTGGAATTGAACAAGGGTGTGACACTTGTACATTATCGCATGCACTTCGATAACACAGCCCGCATGATGCCCACCTACACAATCAAGCCAAAAAAGAGCCTGGACGACATCTTTCCCGTAGAGAGCCATCATTTCTTCAGCTTGTTTCCCTTCCACATTGCATTTGGCAGAGAGATGGTTATATTTAAG GTGGGGATGGCGTTACGAGAAATCCTGCCAGAACTGGTCGGCGAGCGCGTcaatgatgttttctttgttgttaggccacagcataTCGAATTCACGTGGGACAAT GTTCTGTTACATTCCAACAACGTGTTCGAGCTAATCTCGGACAGCCCAGTGGAGCGACGAAACCTTGCACTTCCCTGCAGAGGAAGCAAAGAACAGA TGTTCAGTAAGAGCAGCAAGCCCAGGGGGGTGCGCGTGGAGAATGTCGACCCCACCACGGTGAAGGTGAAGTGGGAGCCTCCCAAGTCACTGACTCAGCAGCAGCAGATCCATGGCTACCAG GTGTACTACCAGAAGGTGACGGAGGAGGGCGAAGCTGTGGGAGAACCCATGAGGGCGGACGTCTGGAACGCCAAAACCACG GTGGCGGTAGGAGGCCTAGATCCAGACGCTAGCTATGCTGTACAAGTAGTCGGCTATACCAAGACGGGAGAGGGGGAGAGGAGTGAAGCTCAGGTTGCTTGCACCACCCTGAAAGCCCCAGCCAACATCGTGCCCGAGGTGACCAAGCTGCCGGCTGAGAACCGCGCTGCAGCTCATAAAGAGGACGGAGGGAGGGCTGACGAGGTCCATGACGACATCGCACGACCTTTCCGCTCACCAG CTGACGCCCATCCCCATGAGAGGCATCCGGTAGATGCCAAGCACTTACATCCAACTGCAGCCAACAAATCTGGTAAAAGTAAATACCTCAGCCTCAAAGGGCAGATGAGGTACGTGTCGGAGTGGAACGCGGTTCTCTTCTTGGGGACGCCAGT GATGGGCAACCTGGAGGATCTGTTCAACTATGGACTGTACCTGACGGACTTGTGTATGCACGACTGCACTAGAGAGATGATCATCAACGGTACTCAGCCTTCAGTAGAGCTGAAGTTAGCAGTTAATAAG CAAGCTGAAACCAACGATGAATTGGGTGAACTTGTCCTAAGGATCGACAAAGAGAAGAGAAAAGCTGACGAACTTTTGTACAGTATGATCCCAAGACCCATAGCCGAAAGGCTCAGGAATGGAGAAGCTGCTCTCAATACATGTTCG ATATTCCACGAGGTCAGCGTCCTGTTTGCGGACATCGTCGGCTTCACGGACATCTGCCGCAAGGTCAGCCCCATGGAACTGGTGACGCTGCTCAACGAGTGTCACACGCTCTTTGATGACCTAGCCCAACAACACAACGTCTTCAAG GTTGAAACAGTAGGAGACGAGTACATGGTGGAGAGTGGTGCTCCTATCCCGAACGAGAGCCATGCGTTTGAAGTGGCTGACTTTGGACTGGATATGCTCAAATCTCTCAGCACTACGAAGAATCCATCTACGGGAGACCCTATCAAAGTTAGAATAG GCATGAATACTGGAACTGTAGTTGCCGGGGTGgtggggctaaaagtgcccaaGTACTGCCTGTTTGGAGATGCAGTCAATACAGCATCCCGGATGGAAAGTACAGGGTTG CCCATGCACATACACATCTCTGAGGATATGAAAAAGTGCCTGAAAAAGGCTTACATCATAAAAGAAAGAGGAGTTGTCACCATAAAG GGTAAGGGCCGCATGAAGACCTACTGGCTAGCCGGAAGGAAAGACGAAGAGTCGTCCTCAGATGACTCGGATAATTCCACGAGTGGCAAGAAAAGCTCCAGGCTAATGGTACCCCGAGAGACAGGGGGTTCCAGAAAGCTTGACAGCAGAAAGGGCAGGGGTGGGGCATACTCCTCTGGTCAACACTCTCCCGACAATAGTGACGAAGAGTTCCCCAGCCAAGACGGGGAAAAACAGAGTAAAGTTTGTGTTATACTTTAA
- the LOC136430711 gene encoding soluble guanylate cyclase gcy-31-like isoform X1, producing the protein MYGLLLENIHDFFKRVYGVDVWKQIRNRGGIKATSFVLNQSYPETFLLRLSTAACEYTGETQDDLMYDLGISLIKFYSRSGYDKVLRVLGRNIASFINGLDNLHEYYRYKYPKIKPPSFSCQEESSTGITVRYRSKRPGFLHMVRGLLKQLSKQFFEKDVKVEVMSEELKLELNKGVTLVHYRMHFDNTARMMPTYTIKPKKSLDDIFPVESHHFFSLFPFHIAFGREMVIFKVGMALREILPELVGERVNDVFFVVRPQHIEFTWDNVLLHSNNVFELISDSPVERRNLALPCRGSKEQMFSKSSKPRGVRVENVDPTTVKVKWEPPKSLTQQQQIHGYQVYYQKVTEEGEAVGEPMRADVWNAKTTEVAVGGLDPDASYAVQVVGYTKTGEGERSEAQVACTTLKAPANIVPEVTKLPAENRAAAHKEDGGRADEVHDDIARPFRSPADAHPHERHPVDAKHLHPTAANKSGKSKYLSLKGQMRYVSEWNAVLFLGTPVMGNLEDLFNYGLYLTDLCMHDCTREMIINGTQPSVELKLAVNKQAETNDELGELVLRIDKEKRKADELLYSMIPRPIAERLRNGEAALNTCSIFHEVSVLFADIVGFTDICRKVSPMELVTLLNECHTLFDDLAQQHNVFKVETVGDEYMVESGAPIPNESHAFEVADFGLDMLKSLSTTKNPSTGDPIKVRIGMNTGTVVAGVVGLKVPKYCLFGDAVNTASRMESTGLPMHIHISEDMKKCLKKAYIIKERGVVTIKGKGRMKTYWLAGRKDEESSSDDSDNSTSGKKSSRLMVPRETGGSRKLDSRKGRGGAYSSGQHSPDNSDEEFPSQDGEKQSKVCVIL; encoded by the exons ATGTATGGCTTACTTTTAGAAAATATTCACGACTTCTTCAAACGGGTCTATGGCGTGGACGTTTGGAAGCAGATCCGCAACCGCGGAGGCATCAAGGCGACCAGCTTTGTACTCAACCAGTCTTACCCCGAGACTTTCCTCTTGCGTCTATCCACGGCAGCATGCGAGTACACGGGAGAAACCCAGGACGATCTTATGTACGACCTTGGCATATCCCTTATTAAGTTCTATTCTCGAAGTGGATACGACAAAGTATTGCGAGTACTCGGCCGAAACATTGCATCTTTTATAAATGGACTGGATAACCTCCATGAATACTACCGCTACAAATACCCGAAGATCAAGCCGCCCAGCTTCTCCTGCCAAGAAGAGTCCAGTACCGGCATCACAGTGCGATACCGGAGCAAGCGGCCGGGCTTCCTACATATGGTGAGGGGTCTTCTCAAGCAGCTCAGCAAGCAGTTCTTCGAAAAAGATGTCAAAGTCGAAGTGATGTCAGAAGAACTCAAATTGGAATTGAACAAGGGTGTGACACTTGTACATTATCGCATGCACTTCGATAACACAGCCCGCATGATGCCCACCTACACAATCAAGCCAAAAAAGAGCCTGGACGACATCTTTCCCGTAGAGAGCCATCATTTCTTCAGCTTGTTTCCCTTCCACATTGCATTTGGCAGAGAGATGGTTATATTTAAG GTGGGGATGGCGTTACGAGAAATCCTGCCAGAACTGGTCGGCGAGCGCGTcaatgatgttttctttgttgttaggccacagcataTCGAATTCACGTGGGACAAT GTTCTGTTACATTCCAACAACGTGTTCGAGCTAATCTCGGACAGCCCAGTGGAGCGACGAAACCTTGCACTTCCCTGCAGAGGAAGCAAAGAACAGA TGTTCAGTAAGAGCAGCAAGCCCAGGGGGGTGCGCGTGGAGAATGTCGACCCCACCACGGTGAAGGTGAAGTGGGAGCCTCCCAAGTCACTGACTCAGCAGCAGCAGATCCATGGCTACCAG GTGTACTACCAGAAGGTGACGGAGGAGGGCGAAGCTGTGGGAGAACCCATGAGGGCGGACGTCTGGAACGCCAAAACCACG GAGGTGGCGGTAGGAGGCCTAGATCCAGACGCTAGCTATGCTGTACAAGTAGTCGGCTATACCAAGACGGGAGAGGGGGAGAGGAGTGAAGCTCAGGTTGCTTGCACCACCCTGAAAGCCCCAGCCAACATCGTGCCCGAGGTGACCAAGCTGCCGGCTGAGAACCGCGCTGCAGCTCATAAAGAGGACGGAGGGAGGGCTGACGAGGTCCATGACGACATCGCACGACCTTTCCGCTCACCAG CTGACGCCCATCCCCATGAGAGGCATCCGGTAGATGCCAAGCACTTACATCCAACTGCAGCCAACAAATCTGGTAAAAGTAAATACCTCAGCCTCAAAGGGCAGATGAGGTACGTGTCGGAGTGGAACGCGGTTCTCTTCTTGGGGACGCCAGT GATGGGCAACCTGGAGGATCTGTTCAACTATGGACTGTACCTGACGGACTTGTGTATGCACGACTGCACTAGAGAGATGATCATCAACGGTACTCAGCCTTCAGTAGAGCTGAAGTTAGCAGTTAATAAG CAAGCTGAAACCAACGATGAATTGGGTGAACTTGTCCTAAGGATCGACAAAGAGAAGAGAAAAGCTGACGAACTTTTGTACAGTATGATCCCAAGACCCATAGCCGAAAGGCTCAGGAATGGAGAAGCTGCTCTCAATACATGTTCG ATATTCCACGAGGTCAGCGTCCTGTTTGCGGACATCGTCGGCTTCACGGACATCTGCCGCAAGGTCAGCCCCATGGAACTGGTGACGCTGCTCAACGAGTGTCACACGCTCTTTGATGACCTAGCCCAACAACACAACGTCTTCAAG GTTGAAACAGTAGGAGACGAGTACATGGTGGAGAGTGGTGCTCCTATCCCGAACGAGAGCCATGCGTTTGAAGTGGCTGACTTTGGACTGGATATGCTCAAATCTCTCAGCACTACGAAGAATCCATCTACGGGAGACCCTATCAAAGTTAGAATAG GCATGAATACTGGAACTGTAGTTGCCGGGGTGgtggggctaaaagtgcccaaGTACTGCCTGTTTGGAGATGCAGTCAATACAGCATCCCGGATGGAAAGTACAGGGTTG CCCATGCACATACACATCTCTGAGGATATGAAAAAGTGCCTGAAAAAGGCTTACATCATAAAAGAAAGAGGAGTTGTCACCATAAAG GGTAAGGGCCGCATGAAGACCTACTGGCTAGCCGGAAGGAAAGACGAAGAGTCGTCCTCAGATGACTCGGATAATTCCACGAGTGGCAAGAAAAGCTCCAGGCTAATGGTACCCCGAGAGACAGGGGGTTCCAGAAAGCTTGACAGCAGAAAGGGCAGGGGTGGGGCATACTCCTCTGGTCAACACTCTCCCGACAATAGTGACGAAGAGTTCCCCAGCCAAGACGGGGAAAAACAGAGTAAAGTTTGTGTTATACTTTAA